From Geomonas agri, one genomic window encodes:
- a CDS encoding cytochrome C, whose amino-acid sequence MNTNRYYLPVRLGFVVICVFLFMVIASCGSQPATSQTAQYNRQTVVAKGADINALPRTGKVTSAVAPAKAVFGMIWVNTIENREYIFDGADWAPHDQSVDAFYAEKAAKTKSTQKTALIATNSCVDGDPYCTPTGAHGGHATAGYNCKVCHSVAGRLAFAKNGPAYGAGLPAPTFDATLKSCSNVACHAVPPGTFSYYSYDWGLEQVVLTTVNYYGSAGRATPSWYATGAAGCTACHDDPPRNGSSGSNVWHSGYHGGQGPTGALNQCQLCHPDASSPNNGVGDTITNTTLHANGTVNVYAPFTSACFGCH is encoded by the coding sequence ATGAACACCAACCGTTATTATCTTCCAGTCCGGCTTGGCTTTGTAGTGATCTGTGTGTTTTTGTTCATGGTCATTGCTTCATGCGGGAGCCAACCTGCGACCTCGCAGACTGCCCAATACAACCGGCAGACAGTCGTTGCGAAGGGGGCAGATATTAATGCGCTCCCTCGCACAGGCAAAGTGACATCAGCCGTTGCCCCCGCGAAAGCGGTGTTCGGCATGATCTGGGTCAATACGATCGAGAATCGCGAATACATCTTCGACGGGGCTGACTGGGCTCCCCACGATCAGTCCGTTGATGCGTTCTATGCTGAAAAGGCAGCCAAAACGAAAAGCACCCAGAAAACAGCACTGATTGCGACCAATTCCTGCGTAGACGGTGACCCTTACTGCACCCCTACCGGTGCCCATGGCGGTCATGCAACAGCCGGTTACAACTGCAAGGTCTGCCATAGCGTAGCCGGGCGCCTTGCCTTCGCGAAGAACGGCCCCGCCTATGGCGCCGGATTGCCCGCACCGACCTTTGACGCGACTTTAAAGAGTTGTTCCAATGTTGCCTGCCACGCCGTCCCTCCCGGCACCTTCAGTTATTACAGCTACGATTGGGGTCTCGAACAAGTGGTCCTGACTACTGTGAACTATTACGGCAGTGCTGGCAGGGCAACCCCCTCCTGGTATGCCACCGGAGCGGCCGGTTGCACCGCCTGCCACGACGATCCTCCGCGTAATGGCTCATCCGGATCCAATGTGTGGCACAGCGGCTATCATGGTGGTCAAGGCCCGACCGGGGCGTTGAACCAGTGTCAGTTGTGCCATCCTGATGCCAGCAGCCCGAACAACGGCGTCGGCGACACTATTACCAATACGACCTTGCATGCAAACGGGACTGTCAACGTGTACGCTCCTTTCACATCAGCCTGTTTCGGTTGCCACTGA
- a CDS encoding CxxxxCH/CxxCH domain c-type cytochrome, with product MNANRIHLPTRLALGLIGAASLMIIASCGDSSTPAQTAESNQQTVVAKGAEVNTLPSKGKVTAAVAPAKAVFGMIWINTAENREYIFDGADWVPHDQSVDEFYAAKALETKNAAKTVMMTQDEVCLDGDPACTPTGAHGGHGSYDCQVCHNVGGQVSFARTAPNNLAYGSGLGIPAFSAATKTCSNIACHAIPVGTFSFYTMDGSGDLYLETVSYGSAAQSTPAWNSTGPAGCSACHGDPPRNGSTGSNVWHSGYHGGQGPTGARNQCQFCHPDASSPNNGVGDTITNSSLHANGVVNVQAKFTSACFGCH from the coding sequence ATGAACGCCAACCGCATTCATCTCCCCACTAGGCTTGCCCTTGGACTGATTGGCGCAGCATCGCTGATGATCATTGCCTCCTGTGGCGATTCGTCCACACCCGCACAGACTGCCGAATCCAACCAGCAGACAGTCGTGGCCAAGGGCGCTGAGGTAAACACGCTTCCCAGTAAAGGCAAGGTGACGGCAGCTGTTGCCCCTGCAAAGGCTGTATTCGGCATGATCTGGATCAACACGGCCGAGAATCGCGAATACATCTTCGACGGGGCTGACTGGGTGCCTCATGACCAATCCGTTGATGAGTTCTATGCGGCAAAGGCGCTAGAAACCAAAAACGCCGCCAAGACTGTGATGATGACTCAGGATGAAGTCTGCCTTGACGGCGACCCCGCCTGTACTCCGACCGGCGCCCATGGCGGTCATGGCAGCTACGACTGCCAGGTTTGCCACAACGTCGGCGGGCAGGTTTCCTTCGCACGAACTGCTCCGAACAACCTCGCCTACGGCTCTGGATTAGGTATCCCTGCCTTCAGCGCAGCAACCAAGACCTGTTCGAACATCGCCTGCCACGCCATCCCTGTCGGCACTTTCAGCTTTTACACCATGGACGGTAGCGGTGACCTCTACCTCGAAACTGTGAGCTACGGCAGCGCTGCCCAGTCCACTCCTGCCTGGAATTCCACCGGTCCGGCTGGCTGCAGCGCCTGCCATGGCGATCCGCCTCGCAACGGTTCTACCGGCTCCAACGTGTGGCACAGCGGTTATCATGGTGGCCAAGGCCCGACCGGTGCCAGAAACCAGTGCCAGTTCTGCCATCCCGATGCCAGCAGTCCGAATAACGGTGTCGGCGATACGATTACCAATTCGTCACTGCACGCGAACGGTGTCGTCAACGTGCAGGCAAAATTCACGTCTGCCTGCTTTGGCTGCCATTGA
- a CDS encoding transposase: protein MWTGSFQGAAIVIRPALQGDPEKFDCSRVKWRLPPFVNISIPPKRAVSKVIGCIKGKNAIAIASNFGGRTSTSSVKPFWAGGCFVSTIGRDEQVIVDYIRRQERGSKDRPVSITNLVAFKRSQI from the coding sequence ATGTGGACAGGATCCTTCCAGGGGGCTGCAATCGTAATACGCCCGGCTTTGCAGGGGGACCCCGAAAAGTTTGACTGCTCCAGGGTAAAGTGGCGCCTCCCTCCGTTCGTGAATATCTCCATACCGCCGAAGCGTGCGGTATCCAAAGTGATCGGGTGCATCAAGGGCAAGAACGCAATTGCTATTGCAAGCAACTTTGGTGGTCGCACTAGTACTTCAAGTGTAAAACCTTTCTGGGCTGGCGGTTGCTTCGTCTCTACCATCGGTCGAGACGAACAGGTCATAGTCGATTATATTCGGCGCCAAGAGAGAGGATCTAAGGATAGACCAGTTTCAATTACGAACTTAGTCGCTTTTAAGCGGTCTCAGATTTAA
- a CDS encoding NHL repeat-containing protein, translated as MMIRTLCILAFLLVTVGAYTAQAATTVKFRPLAVTSQDANNAPLKAPEGVACSQTSVLVSDTGNGRLVRYSLVNDDLKNGVEIKLPQLTYPLRAKFTPKGEALVLDGKSRKIARVAADNTFVAYLDPQNVPGPAGTVTRSLAVDAKGNIYLVDILGERVLILDPAGLFIRQVPFPAHYGYISDVAVDQQGTVLILDSMKDQVYRAAANENSFKEMGKDLQDYLFFAVSIDIDSQGRVFVLDQNDNGVVLLGPDGSFLGRYLNFGWKPGQVFYPAQECLAGNDILVIADRDNSRIQMFKLQ; from the coding sequence ATGATGATCCGTACTTTGTGCATACTTGCTTTTCTGCTGGTGACCGTCGGCGCATATACCGCCCAGGCTGCCACTACCGTGAAATTCAGACCGCTGGCGGTAACGAGCCAGGATGCCAATAACGCGCCGCTGAAGGCCCCCGAAGGGGTTGCCTGCAGCCAGACCTCGGTGCTGGTGTCCGACACAGGAAATGGCCGACTGGTCCGCTACAGTCTGGTTAACGACGACCTCAAAAATGGGGTCGAGATCAAGCTCCCCCAGTTGACCTATCCGCTTCGGGCAAAATTCACCCCCAAGGGTGAAGCTCTGGTGCTGGATGGCAAGAGCCGCAAGATAGCCCGAGTGGCGGCCGACAACACGTTTGTCGCCTACCTCGACCCCCAGAATGTTCCCGGGCCTGCAGGGACCGTGACGCGAAGCCTGGCGGTCGACGCCAAGGGCAACATTTACCTGGTCGATATTCTAGGCGAACGCGTGCTGATACTCGATCCCGCCGGGCTCTTTATCCGTCAGGTACCGTTTCCTGCACATTACGGCTATATTTCCGACGTTGCTGTCGACCAGCAGGGCACGGTCCTCATTCTGGACAGCATGAAAGACCAAGTTTACCGGGCTGCTGCAAACGAGAACAGCTTCAAGGAAATGGGCAAGGACCTGCAGGACTACCTCTTCTTTGCCGTTTCAATCGATATCGACAGTCAGGGGCGCGTCTTTGTGCTGGATCAGAATGACAACGGTGTAGTCCTGCTGGGACCTGACGGTTCGTTTCTTGGCCGTTATCTAAACTTCGGCTGGAAGCCCGGTCAGGTGTTCTATCCCGCCCAAGAATGCCTAGCCGGAAATGATATTTTAGTTATCGCAGACCGCGACAACAGCCGTATTCAAATGTTCAAGCTGCAATAG
- a CDS encoding cytochrome C: protein MARKQTLILVCLFSVVSPLSWAAWCFEMPTSSFPKGFHNGGIASCDVCHVKKVQPIFSTTSSAAAVVPGTELQQGLLNGMDPSSICLRCHSAPVGQRQPFGIFIATSKEDLAAGLSPVQLTPAGDFGWLLKTFKWSSKGNNVNDESSPGDSHGHNIVARDYGFNPDMTNALAPGGTYPADRLSCSSCHDPHGTYRRSANGSVSLNGLPIKSSGSYSTSPNPDSAGTVGTYRMLAGAGYQPAALKGDFAFTADPPAALSPPDYNRAETRFDTRVAYGSGMSEWCRNCHVTTHKDAHPMGNTGLLTTEVIRIYNGYRGSGSTTGSKDSAFNSLVPYEMGTRDYDILSVIANSNGSDRSGPKNGSTVMCLSCHRAHASGWDHMTRWNVRSGMIVDQGAFVGSDSKSAMSVAAAQGRLAAETARAYYDRTSDAFVSKQRSMCSKCHAKD, encoded by the coding sequence ATGGCTAGGAAACAGACTCTCATTCTTGTTTGTCTGTTCTCGGTGGTATCACCCCTTTCCTGGGCAGCGTGGTGTTTCGAGATGCCGACTTCTTCGTTCCCGAAAGGCTTTCACAACGGCGGCATCGCAAGCTGTGATGTGTGCCATGTCAAAAAGGTTCAGCCGATATTTAGCACTACATCCTCAGCGGCGGCAGTGGTGCCGGGTACGGAGTTGCAGCAAGGCTTGCTGAACGGCATGGATCCGAGTTCAATTTGTCTGCGCTGTCATTCCGCCCCGGTTGGGCAGCGGCAGCCTTTTGGGATCTTCATCGCCACCAGCAAGGAGGACCTGGCTGCAGGGCTATCGCCGGTGCAACTGACGCCGGCAGGCGATTTTGGCTGGCTGCTGAAAACATTCAAGTGGTCGTCCAAGGGCAATAACGTCAACGACGAGAGCAGCCCCGGTGACAGCCACGGGCACAATATCGTGGCCCGCGATTACGGTTTCAACCCGGATATGACCAATGCCCTGGCCCCTGGCGGTACCTATCCGGCCGACAGGCTGTCCTGCAGCAGTTGTCATGACCCTCACGGCACCTATCGCCGGTCGGCAAACGGTAGCGTCAGCCTGAACGGCTTGCCGATAAAATCCTCCGGCTCGTACAGCACCAGCCCGAATCCGGACTCCGCTGGCACGGTGGGGACATATCGCATGCTGGCGGGCGCCGGGTACCAGCCTGCTGCGCTGAAGGGTGATTTTGCCTTCACTGCCGATCCTCCGGCAGCGCTTTCTCCTCCCGACTATAATCGGGCGGAAACAAGATTCGACACCCGGGTTGCCTATGGCAGTGGTATGTCGGAATGGTGCCGGAACTGCCATGTCACGACGCATAAGGATGCCCATCCCATGGGCAACACGGGACTGCTGACAACTGAGGTCATACGCATCTATAACGGTTATCGGGGCTCCGGGAGTACCACCGGTTCCAAGGACAGCGCCTTTAATTCACTTGTACCATACGAGATGGGCACCAGAGACTATGACATCCTAAGTGTGATCGCGAACAGTAACGGATCTGATCGAAGCGGCCCCAAAAACGGGTCAACCGTTATGTGTCTTTCCTGCCACCGTGCGCACGCTTCCGGTTGGGACCATATGACCCGTTGGAATGTGCGTAGCGGCATGATAGTTGATCAAGGTGCCTTTGTCGGCAGCGACAGCAAGTCAGCCATGTCAGTGGCTGCTGCCCAGGGGCGGCTCGCTGCCGAAACAGCTAGAGCCTATTATGACCGGACTTCGGATGCTTTTGTTTCCAAACAACGGTCCATGTGCAGCAAATGCCACGCAAAGGACTGA
- a CDS encoding cytochrome c3 family protein, translated as MTQAKTQATTTDIPIPKLLNDDCIKCHSKAPADIAAAGTKHKTEIGCQDCHNGHPPKTRKIIPLCSQCHEGKPHYKLAACNSCHFNPHTPLNIKMGRNITDPCLTCHTGQIVKLRDNKSKHTALFCSTCHNTHGMIPECTQCHKAHFAEQTNADCKKCHQAHMPKNIVYDAQTPSRDCAACHKKAFEQLTASAFKHKNLACVTCHKAKHKMVPQCQSCHGTPHPASMLAKFPKCGTCHSIAHDLNNYKDTKSPQLGTTKIPNKQPNK; from the coding sequence ATGACCCAGGCCAAGACACAGGCGACCACAACAGATATTCCAATCCCCAAATTATTGAATGATGACTGCATAAAATGTCACAGCAAAGCACCTGCTGACATAGCTGCGGCAGGCACCAAACACAAGACAGAGATCGGCTGCCAGGACTGCCACAATGGGCATCCTCCTAAAACACGCAAGATCATCCCGCTCTGCAGTCAATGCCACGAAGGAAAGCCTCATTACAAACTGGCCGCTTGCAACAGTTGCCACTTCAATCCCCATACACCTCTGAACATCAAAATGGGCAGAAATATCACAGATCCCTGCCTTACCTGCCATACAGGTCAGATCGTCAAGTTACGTGACAACAAAAGCAAGCATACGGCGCTCTTTTGCAGTACGTGCCACAACACCCACGGCATGATTCCTGAGTGCACCCAATGTCACAAAGCACACTTCGCGGAACAGACCAATGCCGACTGCAAAAAGTGCCACCAGGCACACATGCCGAAAAACATTGTATACGACGCCCAAACACCTTCCAGGGACTGCGCCGCCTGTCACAAGAAAGCTTTCGAGCAACTTACGGCCAGTGCCTTCAAGCACAAGAACCTGGCTTGCGTGACTTGTCATAAGGCAAAACACAAGATGGTGCCTCAGTGCCAAAGCTGTCACGGTACACCACACCCGGCATCTATGCTGGCCAAGTTCCCGAAATGCGGAACCTGTCACAGCATCGCGCACGATCTGAATAACTATAAAGACACAAAATCCCCACAACTTGGCACTACTAAAATTCCGAATAAGCAACCCAATAAATAA
- a CDS encoding cytochrome C, translated as MLRANGHYVATAQADLSAGGAPVQLSPGGDFGWLKKNYRWRNEAGEMETSSGDSHGHNIVAIDFGYSRDGRHAVSPGGQYPSASLSCTSCHDPHGNYRRNQDGSISSSGVKIVSSGSYKNSPAPDATKAVGTYRMLAGKGYLPKSALGGEPFRTDPPVAVSPENYNRSEAGSDTRVAYGSGMSEWCQNCHSGIHSSGGSQHVAGNNAKFSDQIVANYNSYVKSGDLNGSQATSYTSLVPYEMGTDDYSVLKMTANSDGSVTSGPGGMGDRPNVSCLSCHRGHASGWDSMTRWNTEATMMVGNGSYAGIDSRASSVTAQGRTEAEARQAYYGRPASRFAIFQRSLCNKCHAKD; from the coding sequence ATGCTTAGGGCTAATGGACACTATGTTGCGACAGCGCAGGCCGACCTCTCTGCGGGTGGGGCTCCCGTGCAACTGTCCCCCGGGGGAGACTTCGGGTGGCTTAAGAAGAACTACCGGTGGAGGAATGAGGCGGGAGAGATGGAGACGAGTTCCGGCGATAGTCATGGGCACAATATAGTGGCCATCGATTTCGGGTACAGCCGGGACGGCAGGCACGCTGTATCCCCAGGTGGTCAGTACCCGAGCGCCAGCCTTTCCTGTACAAGTTGCCATGACCCTCATGGCAACTACCGCAGGAACCAGGACGGCAGCATAAGCTCCAGCGGTGTGAAAATCGTTTCGTCCGGTTCGTACAAGAACAGCCCTGCCCCTGATGCCACCAAGGCCGTGGGGACCTACCGGATGCTTGCGGGCAAGGGGTACCTGCCTAAGTCGGCTCTGGGAGGGGAACCTTTTAGGACCGATCCGCCGGTCGCCGTGTCGCCCGAGAATTACAACCGTTCGGAAGCAGGCAGCGACACCCGTGTGGCCTACGGCAGCGGCATGTCCGAGTGGTGCCAGAACTGTCACTCTGGGATCCACTCAAGTGGCGGTTCACAGCACGTGGCCGGCAACAACGCGAAGTTCAGCGACCAGATTGTCGCCAACTATAACAGTTACGTTAAGTCAGGTGACCTCAACGGTAGCCAAGCGACCTCGTACACCTCTTTGGTTCCCTACGAAATGGGAACTGATGACTACAGCGTCCTGAAGATGACCGCCAACAGTGACGGCTCAGTCACGAGCGGCCCTGGTGGCATGGGAGATAGGCCCAACGTCTCCTGCCTCTCCTGTCACCGTGGTCATGCCTCCGGGTGGGACAGTATGACCAGGTGGAACACAGAGGCAACCATGATGGTGGGAAATGGCAGCTACGCAGGCATAGACAGCAGGGCCTCTTCTGTAACAGCGCAGGGGAGGACCGAGGCTGAGGCAAGACAAGCCTACTACGGCCGCCCCGCCTCGCGGTTCGCCATCTTTCAGCGCAGCCTGTGCAACAAGTGCCATGCCAAGGATTAG
- a CDS encoding c(7)-type cytochrome triheme domain-containing protein, with amino-acid sequence MKPLRYPYRFVGALAAFVLLSAIPANALGVLDYVYSVREGGTVVFSHDKHFKALFPNKTINGDDCITCHSTIYKSHGKRPVTMSEMYSGRSCGACHGKRAFSLSKCGRCHTVKDVSFRVQPTGDVIFPHAAHISKIQCDVCHPRLFKPSRNRSVGMAQMEKGKSCGACHKGKIAFALEDCSRCHLAGNVLMKARKPWEVNFRHAAHLPAYKCVDCHPRVFKLGYEKSRPRMTMQDMDKGKSCGACHDDQVAFSTRFNCQRCHDNM; translated from the coding sequence TTGAAACCATTACGATACCCATACAGATTCGTTGGCGCACTTGCAGCGTTTGTTTTGCTTAGTGCCATTCCCGCCAATGCCCTGGGGGTTCTGGATTATGTCTATTCAGTCCGTGAAGGAGGGACCGTCGTCTTCAGCCATGATAAGCACTTTAAGGCACTTTTCCCCAATAAAACAATAAACGGCGATGATTGTATCACTTGTCACTCGACCATCTATAAATCTCACGGCAAGCGCCCGGTCACCATGTCTGAAATGTACAGCGGCCGGTCATGTGGGGCCTGCCACGGTAAACGCGCTTTTTCGCTTTCAAAGTGTGGGAGGTGCCACACCGTGAAGGACGTGAGCTTTCGTGTCCAACCGACCGGTGATGTCATTTTTCCTCATGCCGCACACATTTCAAAGATCCAGTGCGATGTTTGTCATCCGCGTCTTTTCAAACCTAGCAGGAATCGTTCTGTTGGCATGGCCCAAATGGAAAAGGGCAAGTCATGCGGTGCCTGTCACAAAGGGAAAATAGCCTTTGCCTTGGAGGACTGTTCCCGATGTCATTTGGCAGGTAATGTACTTATGAAGGCAAGAAAACCATGGGAAGTCAATTTCAGGCATGCTGCCCATTTGCCCGCATACAAATGTGTCGATTGCCATCCCCGGGTATTCAAGCTTGGGTATGAAAAATCCCGGCCTCGCATGACCATGCAGGATATGGATAAGGGAAAATCGTGTGGTGCCTGCCATGATGACCAGGTAGCATTCTCAACACGGTTTAACTGTCAGCGCTGCCACGATAACATGTAG